From Tachypleus tridentatus isolate NWPU-2018 chromosome 8, ASM421037v1, whole genome shotgun sequence, a single genomic window includes:
- the LOC143222453 gene encoding uncharacterized protein LOC143222453 isoform X4, whose amino-acid sequence MTFTKTSQKFGQWSDVKTGTVYGLGFPSEGDLNKFIEKFQEVKEATRQASVHQKSHQAQVNGSSITPSTSGSGSPSSTRSQAKQQPAPSEKKPTEEQPVNSVTNQIDQISLSSSYSASTQNEINSLKSPLVPHQRSQSLSRLQSGKTPGSPKHHHLKEKYSVPSLPQSAVEAQLKYENDRLKLALAQSSANAKKWEIELQTLKNNNVRLAGALQESTTNVEEWKKQLQTLKEENSKMKTRALELEAVSGNTEALTELTQEVINLRAKGDSLATEIKRKDKELNILKKKLDEPQVSNMKFEDKLKVLLMENEELKIGIGKLQEQLDAAKSTSCTKKATLEQLNQRLAQKIQEFRDIQQELASFVNS is encoded by the exons TTTATTGAGaagttccaggaagtaaaggaagCAACAAGACAAGCATCAGTTCACCAGAAATCCCATCAAGCTCAAGTCAATGGTAGTAGCATAACTCCATCTACTTCTGGGAGTGGTTCCCCCAGCAGCACCAGGAGTCAAGCGAAACAACAACCAGCCCCTTCTGAGAAGAAGCCAACTGAAGAACAGCCTGTAAATAGTGTAACCAACCAAATAGATCAGATTAGTCTCTCTTCATCTTACTCTGCAAGTACCCAGAATGAAATAAATAGTCTGAAGTCTCCTCTTGTTCCTCACCAGCGAAGTCAAAGCCTCTCTCGACTCCAATCTGGAAAG ACTCCAGGCAGCCCAAAACATCACCACTTGAAGgagaaatattcagttccaaGTCTCCCACAATCAGCTGTCGAAGCTCAACTGAAGTACGAGAATGATCGATTAAAATTAGCTTTAGCAcagag TTCAGCTAATGCCAAAAAGTGGGAAATTGAACTACAGACTCTAAAAAATAACAACGTGCGGTTAGCTGGTGCATTGCAGGAAAGCACAACAAATGTAGAAGAATGGAAGAAACAACTGCAAACTTTGAAAGAAGAGAATTCCAAAATGAAGACACGG GCACTTGAGTTAGAAGCGGTTAGTGGAAACACAGAGGCTTTAACAGAACTAACCCAAGAAGTCATCAACCTTCGAGCCAAAGGAGATTCTTTAGCTACAGAAATCAAAAGAAAGGATAAG gAACTGAACATTCTGAAGAAAAAATTAGATGAACCTCAAGTGTCAAACATGAAATTTGAAGACAAACTAAAG GTCTTGCTTATGGAAAACGAAGAACTTAAAATAGGCATCGGCAAACTACAAGAACAACTGGATGCTGCTAAGTCCACCAGTTGTACTAAGAAAGCAACACTGGAGCAACTGAATCAGCGCCTCGCCCAGAAAATCCAAGAATTTCGGGATATCCAACAAGAACTGGCTAGTTTTGTTAATTCCTGA